One window from the genome of Elaeis guineensis isolate ETL-2024a chromosome 5, EG11, whole genome shotgun sequence encodes:
- the LOC105044339 gene encoding putative receptor protein kinase ZmPK1 produces MKNPSPLTNILIPLFLLLLLFLLAPSASRAARSSLSRGSSLSVEKYSDILVSPSRSFTCGFYNVGTNASFSIWFSNSANKTVAWTANWDRPVNGHGSKISFWKDGGMVLADADGTVVWSTNTSSTLADRVLLLDTGNLVVQDPSGKILWQSFDSPTDTLLPTQPITKAIRVVSAAAPGTLSSGYYGLYFDNDNVLRLIYDGPEISSIYWPKPDYSVFQSGRTTYNSSRYAVLDEMGKFVSSDKLAFNASDVAPGILRRLTLDYDGNLRLYSLDESKGTWSVTWEALPQPCLIHGLCGRNGICMCMQSKVVCSCPPHYEMSDPSDWRKGCKPKFHMSCNTNSFLELPRTDFWGYDLNYSESTSLEACKKTCEEDCSCEGIHYGSGSGECYSKSSLFNGRASPDTPGITYLRIPASISTSASSAPQMHEPICNAGDSEATASSSNMYANSSRKTRWVYFYWFVSAFGAIEIMFFVSGWWCMFRWEQKPTSLEEGCREVSSQFRQFPYKELKKATGKFMDEIGRGGSGVVYKGVLDDKRVVAVKKLGDAIQGELGAEMSLIRRIYHKNLVRIWGFCSEGPHNLLVTEYVANGSLDKHIFGEHGTACVLGWSERFKIAVGVAQGLAYLHHECLEWVIHCDVKPENILLDGEFEPKIADFGLAKLSKRGGVGSDISRIRGTRGYVAPEWTTNLPITTKVDVYSYGVVLLEMVKGIRVSNLMVDEEEEVEGTLKSFVRMLKGKLESGDESWVEEIVDSRLNGQFNCKQAEKMLEMVVSCLEEDRNKRPTMDSVVHTLLSYHDEPSSQEVQL; encoded by the coding sequence atgaagaatccatCTCCTCTTACAAACATCCTCAtccctcttttcctcctcctcctcctcttcttgctCGCTCCCTCTGCATCGCGAGCAGCACGGAGCTCTCTTTCAAGAGGGTCTTCTCTCTCCGTAGAGAAATACTCGGATATCCTCGTCTCCCCAAGCAGGTCTTTCACATGCGGCTTCTATAACGTCGGCACTAATGCCTCCTTCTCGATCTGGTTCTCCAACTCAGCCAACAAGACCGTCGCATGGACTGCAAACTGGGATCGTCCGGTAAATGGTCATGGATCAAAAATTAGCTTCTGGAAGGATGGAGGCATGGTTCTAGCTGACGCCGATGGCACGGTTGTGTGGAGCACCAACACAAGCTCGACGCTAGCCGATCGAGTGCTGCTATTGGACACCGGTAATCTTGTCGTGCAGGACCCCAGCGGTAAAATTCTATGGCAAAGCTTCGATTCTCCTACGGACACTCTTCTCCCTACGCAACCGATTACTAAAGCCATTCGAGTAGTATCTGCGGCCGCTCCAGGAACACTCTCTTCAGGCTACTATGGCTTGTATTTCGACAACGACAACGTCCTCAGGCTCATATACGATGGGCCTGAGATATCTAGCATCTACTGGCCCAAACCTGATTACAGTGTGTTTCAAAGTGGCAGGACGACCTACAACAGCAGCAGATATGCAGTATTGGATGAGATGGGAAAGTTCGTTTCGAGCGACAAGTTAGCATTCAATGCTTCCGACGTGGCTCCTGGAATCTTAAGAAGGCTGACTCTGGACTACGATGGCAATCTCAGGCTTTACAGCCTAGATGAATCGAAAGGAACGTGGTCGGTTACCTGGGAAGCTCTTCCGCAGCCCTGCCTGATACATGGGCTGTGTGGCAGGAACGGAATCTGCATGTGTATGCAATCCAAAGTGGTTTGTTCGTGCCCTCCTCATTACGAGATGAGCGATCCAAGCGACTGGCGCAAAGGTTGCAAGCCAAAGTTCCACATGAGCTGCAACACCAACTCATTCCTAGAGCTACCCCGAACAGATTTCTGGGGTTACGATCTCAATTACTCCGAGTCCACTTCCTTGGAAGCTTGCAAGAAGACATGCGAAGAGGATTGTTCTTGCGAAGGAATACATTATGGGTCTGGGTCTGGTGAGTGCTATTCTAAAAGCAGTCTCTTTAATGGGAGAGCTTCTCCGGACACCCCAGGCATCACGTACTTGAGGATTCCTGCAAGTATATCAACATCGGCGTCCTCTGCTCCTCAAATGCACGAGCCCATTTGCAATGCTGGGGACTCTGAAGCCACAGCAAGTTCTTCAAATATGTACGCGAACAGCAGCAGGAAGACGAGATGGGTGTATTTCTATTGGTTCGTATCAGCATTCGGTGCCATCGAAATCATGTTTTTTGTATCAGGATGGTGGTGTATGTTCCGATGGGAACAGAAGCCAACATCCCTGGAAGAAGGGTGCAGGGAGGTCTCCAGTCAATTCAGGCAGTTCCCATATAAAGAGCTCAAGAAGGCAACTGGGAAATTCATGGATGAGATTGGACGGGGAGGCTCAGGTGTTGTGTACAAGGGGGTATTGGACGATAAGAGGGTGGTGGCGGTGAAGAAGTTGGGAGATGCGATCCAAGGAGAGCTCGGCGCTGAAATGAGTCTAATAAGGAGAATTTATCACAAGAACCTCGTGAGAATATGGGGGTTCTGCTCCGAAGGTCCGCACAATCTGCTAGTTACCGAATATGTGGCGAATGGTTCTTTGGACAAGCACATCTTCGGCGAACATGGCACAGCATGTGTTTTGGGATGGAGCGAGAGGTTCAAGATTGCAGTAGGGGTGGCACAAGGATTAGCATACCTTCATCATGAATGCCTTGAGTGGGTCATCCACTGTGACGTGAAGCCTGAAAACATACTCCTGGACGGTGAATTTGAGCCTAAGATTGCAGATTTTGGATTGGCAAAATTGTCAAAGAGAGGTGGAGTTGGTTCGGACATTTCACGGATTCGAGGAACCAGGGGATACGTGGCTCCTGAATGGACTACAAATCTTCCAATCACCACAAAGGTTGACGTCTATAGCTATGGAGTCGTACTTTTGGAGATGGTGAAGGGAATCAGGGTTTCAAACTTGATGGTTGATGAGGAAGAGGAGGTTGAAGGAACGCTGAAAAGTTTCGTTAGGATGTTGAAGGGAAAACTGGAGAGTGGAGATGAATCATGGGTCGAAGAGATTGTGGATTCTAGATTAAATGGGCAGTTCAATTGCAAGCAAGCAGAGAAGATGCTGGAGATGGTAGTATCTTGCTTGGAAGAAGACAGAAACAAAAGACCGACGATGGATTCTGTAGTCCATACGCTCCTGTCATACCATGATGAGCCCAGCTCCCAGGAGGTGCAGTTATAA